One Brachybacterium aquaticum genomic region harbors:
- a CDS encoding ornithine cyclodeaminase, giving the protein MTQLLDVAGMTAWLRRDGVERILVRMTEYLEADYRRWDEFEKTPRVASHTPLGVIELMPTSDGRLYSFKYVNGHPSNPARGFQTVTAFGVLADVDNGYPVFLAEMTLLTALRTAATSAMAARALARKDSAVLALLGAGSQSEFQALAFRGILGVEELRVFDIDPGAVAKVRRNLAPLGFRIHEAISVDDAVAGADIITTCTADKARNTILRDDQVAPGVHVNAIGGDCPGKTELDPTILDRAAVVVEFAPQTRIEGEIQQRPEDFPVTELWEVLTGAAPGRTDDQQVTVFDSVGFAISDFSALRCARDATAGTALEAEVDLIARPDDPRDLFSLVDVLSPVQ; this is encoded by the coding sequence ATGACGCAGCTGCTGGACGTGGCCGGGATGACCGCGTGGCTCCGCCGGGACGGGGTGGAGCGGATCCTCGTGCGGATGACGGAGTACCTCGAGGCGGACTACCGCCGCTGGGACGAGTTCGAGAAGACGCCGCGGGTGGCGAGCCACACCCCGCTCGGGGTGATCGAGCTGATGCCCACCTCGGACGGGCGCCTGTACTCCTTCAAGTACGTCAACGGCCACCCTTCGAACCCTGCCCGGGGCTTCCAGACGGTGACCGCCTTCGGGGTGCTGGCCGACGTCGACAACGGCTACCCCGTCTTCCTCGCCGAGATGACGCTGCTGACGGCGCTGCGCACCGCGGCGACCTCCGCCATGGCCGCCCGCGCCCTCGCCCGGAAGGACTCGGCCGTGCTCGCCCTGCTCGGCGCCGGCTCCCAGAGCGAGTTCCAGGCCCTCGCCTTCCGCGGGATCCTCGGGGTCGAGGAGCTACGGGTCTTCGACATCGACCCCGGGGCGGTGGCGAAGGTGCGTCGGAACCTCGCGCCGCTCGGCTTCCGGATCCACGAGGCGATCTCGGTCGACGATGCCGTGGCCGGGGCGGACATCATCACCACCTGCACCGCGGACAAGGCCCGCAACACGATCCTGCGGGACGACCAGGTCGCCCCCGGCGTGCACGTGAACGCGATCGGCGGGGACTGCCCGGGCAAGACCGAGCTGGACCCCACGATCCTCGACCGCGCCGCCGTGGTCGTCGAGTTCGCCCCGCAGACCCGCATCGAGGGCGAGATCCAGCAGCGCCCGGAGGACTTCCCCGTCACCGAGCTGTGGGAGGTGCTCACCGGTGCCGCCCCCGGCCGCACCGACGACCAGCAGGTCACCGTCTTCGACTCGGTCGGCTTCGCGATCTCCGACTTCTCGGCGCTCCGCTGCGCCCGGGACGCGACCGCCGGCACCGCGCTCGAGGCCGAGGTGGACCTCATCGCCCGGCCCGACGACCCCCGTGACCTGTTCTCGCTCGTGGACGTGCTCTCCCCGGTGCAGTGA
- a CDS encoding transcriptional regulator, giving the protein MSDTVHPAVPASPAVPTDSAYQARLLRAQEELRAGGAAPRGTAATAVRAPVLESWRRSLQALPSGSTTARAALEGSALERARRTHPFSAMLPLLRSRLIAPAVEAGLVVALGDAQGRLLWVEGSSTLTRRADAMGFAAGADWSEPAMGTSAPALAFTHRSPIQVVGAEHFHEAVHPWSCSAVPVLDPRTGTTVGVLDVTGSADAVAPLVLPLLQATARAVQEEMAALAPGAPLADTAPVDLLLTGRRTPLLRCGERTVELSGRHAELLALLHLSPDGVRGAELAEELYGSAAAEGTVRAEVVRLRKVLGEMKEGKIDGRVVIEY; this is encoded by the coding sequence GTGAGCGACACAGTCCACCCTGCAGTACCCGCATCTCCCGCAGTCCCCACGGACTCCGCCTATCAGGCGCGCCTGCTGCGCGCCCAGGAGGAGCTGCGCGCCGGCGGGGCCGCGCCCCGCGGCACCGCCGCGACCGCCGTGCGCGCCCCCGTGCTCGAGTCCTGGCGCCGCTCCCTGCAGGCGCTGCCGAGTGGATCCACCACCGCCCGCGCCGCGCTGGAGGGCTCGGCCCTCGAGCGTGCCCGCCGCACCCACCCCTTCTCCGCGATGCTGCCGCTGCTGCGCTCGCGCCTGATCGCCCCGGCCGTCGAGGCGGGGCTCGTGGTCGCCCTCGGCGATGCGCAGGGCCGCCTGCTGTGGGTGGAGGGCAGCTCGACGCTCACCCGCCGCGCCGACGCGATGGGCTTCGCCGCCGGGGCCGACTGGTCCGAGCCCGCGATGGGCACCTCCGCCCCGGCCCTCGCCTTCACGCACCGCTCCCCGATCCAGGTGGTCGGGGCCGAGCACTTCCACGAGGCCGTGCACCCCTGGAGCTGCAGCGCCGTGCCCGTGCTCGACCCGCGCACCGGCACGACCGTCGGCGTCCTGGACGTCACCGGCAGCGCGGACGCCGTCGCGCCGCTGGTCCTCCCGCTCCTGCAGGCCACCGCCCGCGCGGTCCAGGAGGAGATGGCCGCCCTCGCCCCGGGCGCGCCGCTCGCAGACACCGCCCCCGTCGACCTCCTCCTCACCGGGCGCCGCACCCCGCTGCTGCGCTGCGGGGAGCGCACCGTGGAGCTGTCCGGCCGCCACGCCGAGCTGCTGGCCCTCCTGCACCTCTCCCCCGACGGGGTGCGCGGCGCCGAGCTCGCCGAGGAGCTGTACGGCAGCGCCGCGGCCGAGGGCACGGTCCGCGCCGAGGTGGTGCGCCTGCGCAAGGTGCTCGGCGAGATGAAGGAGGGCAAGATCGACGGCCGCGTGGTCATCGAATACTGA
- a CDS encoding BCCT family transporter: MSTTPPEDPTVPETDPSPPVHPLIAKTPVEERDLTEDVEHPLEEEDSDERIIEKLQAQGVRLGRFHVAPAVFWPSLIVVLAVVAVAVLFPGGTDEVLQAIQGGIVANLGWYYMMAVAVFIIFSLVVCFSKYGTIRLGKDDEKPDFGVLTWFCMLFAAGMGIGLVFYGVGEPLGYVTSAVKPGWEGDQAELAQLAMAQTYVHWGLHPWAIYAVIGLALAYSIHRRGRPVSIRWALEPLLGHRVKGWMGDLIDIVAIFGTLAGVATSLGLGVQQIGEGLRQIGIVEQTDNTLLVTLIVIITFIATLSVVSGLGKGIKWLSNTNLSLAGIVLLTVLLLGPTVFLFQNFIQSIGAYLANFMGMTFDVGAFEGQEGQDWASAWTLFYWGWWISWAPFVGVFIARISRGRTVREFIAGVLLVPSLVGFFWFAVMGGSDLFRQLYTDDPLVVEGEDVAVEGALFEILGDLSIGPVSVGGVMSVAAIFLIAIFFVTSSDSGSLVIDMLASGGHPNPPLWSRIMFSLLEGAVAIALLLAGGLQAIQAAALATALPFSLILLAMAVTTLRSLKADQAERDRQSLRERYELFSGSLVRDDEFGRTIDHRVDSRTDYTIGRTRGVFDKGGVRGTGRRGKGGAHAAPAPSAGTAPSAEPPPSADER; encoded by the coding sequence ATGAGCACCACCCCGCCCGAGGACCCCACCGTCCCGGAGACCGACCCGTCGCCCCCCGTCCACCCCCTCATCGCGAAGACCCCGGTCGAGGAGCGCGACCTCACCGAGGATGTCGAGCACCCCCTCGAGGAGGAGGACAGCGACGAGCGGATCATCGAGAAGCTGCAGGCCCAGGGCGTGAGACTGGGCCGCTTCCACGTGGCGCCGGCAGTGTTCTGGCCCTCCCTGATCGTGGTCCTCGCCGTCGTGGCCGTCGCGGTGCTCTTCCCCGGCGGCACCGACGAGGTGCTCCAGGCGATCCAGGGCGGCATCGTCGCGAACCTCGGCTGGTACTACATGATGGCCGTGGCCGTGTTCATCATCTTCTCCCTGGTGGTGTGCTTCTCGAAGTACGGCACCATCCGCCTGGGCAAGGACGACGAGAAGCCCGACTTCGGCGTGCTGACCTGGTTCTGCATGCTCTTCGCCGCCGGCATGGGCATCGGCCTGGTCTTCTACGGCGTGGGCGAGCCGCTCGGCTACGTCACCAGCGCCGTCAAGCCCGGCTGGGAGGGCGACCAGGCGGAGCTCGCCCAGCTCGCCATGGCCCAGACCTACGTCCACTGGGGCCTGCACCCCTGGGCGATCTACGCCGTGATCGGCCTGGCGCTGGCCTACTCGATCCACCGCCGCGGTCGTCCCGTCTCCATCCGCTGGGCCCTCGAGCCGCTGCTCGGCCACCGCGTGAAGGGCTGGATGGGCGACCTCATCGACATCGTCGCCATCTTCGGCACCCTCGCGGGCGTCGCCACCTCGCTGGGCCTCGGCGTCCAGCAGATCGGCGAGGGCCTGCGCCAGATCGGCATCGTCGAGCAGACGGACAACACCCTGCTGGTCACGCTGATCGTCATCATCACCTTCATCGCCACCCTGAGCGTCGTCTCGGGCCTCGGCAAGGGCATCAAGTGGCTCTCGAACACCAACCTGTCCCTGGCCGGCATCGTGCTGCTCACGGTGCTGCTGCTCGGCCCGACGGTGTTCCTGTTCCAGAACTTCATCCAGTCGATCGGTGCCTACCTCGCCAACTTCATGGGCATGACCTTCGACGTCGGCGCCTTCGAGGGCCAGGAGGGCCAGGACTGGGCCAGCGCCTGGACCCTGTTCTACTGGGGCTGGTGGATCTCCTGGGCGCCCTTCGTGGGCGTGTTCATCGCCCGCATCTCCCGCGGCCGCACCGTCCGCGAGTTCATCGCCGGCGTGCTGCTGGTCCCCTCCCTCGTGGGCTTCTTCTGGTTCGCGGTGATGGGCGGCTCGGACCTGTTCCGCCAGCTGTACACCGACGACCCGCTGGTGGTCGAGGGCGAGGACGTGGCCGTCGAGGGCGCGCTGTTCGAGATCCTCGGCGACCTGTCGATCGGCCCGGTCTCCGTGGGCGGGGTCATGTCCGTCGCGGCGATCTTCCTCATCGCGATCTTCTTCGTCACCTCCTCGGACTCCGGCTCGCTCGTGATCGACATGCTCGCCTCGGGCGGTCACCCGAACCCGCCGCTGTGGTCGCGGATCATGTTCTCGCTGCTCGAGGGCGCGGTCGCGATCGCGCTGCTGCTGGCCGGAGGTCTCCAGGCGATCCAGGCCGCGGCGCTCGCCACGGCCCTGCCCTTCAGCCTGATCCTGCTGGCGATGGCGGTCACGACCCTGCGCAGCCTCAAGGCCGACCAGGCCGAGCGGGACAGGCAGTCGCTGCGCGAGCGGTACGAGCTTTTCAGCGGCAGCCTCGTGAGGGACGACGAGTTCGGGCGCACCATCGACCACCGTGTCGACTCGCGCACCGACTACACGATCGGCCGCACCCGCGGCGTCTTCGACAAGGGCGGGGTCCGCGGCACCGGCCGGCGCGGGAAGGGCGGCGCGCACGCGGCGCCCGCCCCGTCGGCAGGAACGGCCCCGTCGGCCGAGCCGCCCCCGTCGGCCGACGAGCGCTGA
- a CDS encoding uracil-xanthine permease family protein yields MFRWTLHGDGRTIAPDAIVKPEERLVWPLTIGIGAQHVIAMFGATFLVPLLTGFPPSTTLLFSGIGTLLFLIITQNKVPSYLGSSFAFIAPITASTQADSMGAALGGVMVTGLLLAALGLLVSRVGTAWIRALMPPVVMGSIVALIGFNLAPTAYDNFQQSSVTATITLFAVVLCTALFKGMLGRISVLLGVLVGYLVAVLRGEVDFTPVAEAAWIGLPQFHHPEFNWALLPMFLPVVLVLLAENVGHVTSVGLMTGRNLDHMVGRTLASDGLATALSAGFGGSATTTYGENIGVMSATRVYSTAAYWVAGLAAIALSLSPKIGALIFTIPAGVLGGVTFVLYGLIGIVGVRMWVDGKVDFSKAKNQFTAGVALVVGIANVTWTVEGITLTGIALGSLAALVIYHVMSGLGRLTGTDTEQASAPEAGAGSAARD; encoded by the coding sequence ATGTTCCGCTGGACCCTGCACGGAGACGGGCGCACCATCGCCCCCGACGCGATCGTGAAGCCCGAGGAGCGCCTGGTCTGGCCGCTCACCATCGGGATCGGCGCGCAGCACGTCATCGCCATGTTCGGCGCGACCTTCCTGGTCCCGCTGCTCACCGGGTTCCCGCCCTCGACCACCCTGCTGTTCTCCGGCATCGGCACCCTGCTGTTCCTGATCATCACGCAGAACAAGGTGCCCAGCTACCTCGGCTCCTCCTTCGCGTTCATCGCCCCGATCACCGCCTCCACCCAGGCCGACTCCATGGGAGCCGCGCTCGGCGGCGTCATGGTCACCGGTCTGCTGCTCGCGGCGCTGGGCCTGCTCGTCTCCCGGGTGGGCACCGCCTGGATCCGCGCGCTCATGCCGCCGGTGGTGATGGGCTCGATCGTCGCGCTCATCGGCTTCAACCTCGCCCCCACCGCGTACGACAACTTCCAGCAGTCCTCCGTCACCGCCACCATCACCCTGTTCGCGGTGGTGCTGTGCACCGCCCTGTTCAAGGGCATGCTCGGGCGGATCTCCGTGCTGCTGGGCGTGCTGGTCGGTTACCTCGTCGCCGTGCTGCGCGGCGAGGTCGACTTCACCCCCGTCGCCGAGGCGGCCTGGATCGGCCTGCCCCAGTTCCACCACCCCGAGTTCAACTGGGCCCTGCTGCCGATGTTCCTGCCCGTGGTGCTCGTGCTGCTCGCCGAGAACGTCGGCCACGTGACCAGCGTGGGCCTGATGACCGGGCGGAACCTCGACCACATGGTGGGGCGCACCCTCGCCTCCGACGGCCTCGCGACCGCCCTCTCGGCCGGCTTCGGCGGCTCCGCCACCACCACCTACGGCGAGAACATCGGCGTCATGAGCGCCACCCGCGTCTACTCCACCGCCGCCTACTGGGTCGCCGGTCTCGCGGCGATCGCGCTGTCGCTCTCCCCGAAGATCGGTGCGCTCATCTTCACCATCCCGGCCGGTGTGCTGGGCGGCGTCACCTTCGTGCTCTACGGCCTGATCGGCATCGTCGGCGTGCGCATGTGGGTGGACGGCAAGGTCGACTTCTCCAAGGCCAAGAACCAGTTCACCGCCGGTGTCGCCCTCGTGGTCGGCATCGCGAACGTCACCTGGACCGTCGAGGGAATCACCCTCACCGGCATCGCGCTCGGCTCCCTCGCGGCACTGGTCATCTACCACGTCATGTCGGGCCTCGGCCGCCTCACCGGCACCGACACGGAACAGGCCTCCGCCCCGGAGGCGGGAGCGGGCAGCGCCGCCCGGGACTGA
- a CDS encoding DUF7937 domain-containing protein — protein sequence MDRDPREDENQDADWIFAFDDPHSLPTDRLPGREEFDRYATPLLARRAGGAALPRTEEAPAPVAEGAASNASEPDAVTGAIEVVPGEDAWETAGESRTRSYARSGTTPNAEEEEIPLGGFQLPERFKELGIFDALRDVLALITLASALTTTLTTADTPVLDLIGRIAVGVALAALVAVHALRWFPEKPPLRAIRILRVAGMAPALAAAVTVLVADLALSLPVLFAPLPDGPPVGIGVGVSLLLLGAILGIEPRAHEGYVPQARARRIARTVLLGIGIAAAAALLLALVMIIGRLFTTGWPFSLMAFANTVVSALLLLVVIASALRRDRSWYVFSTAVTAGLAIAALADNTLGLQFAAPLSAATGYVYLPFLFAAFGLMISRSFVRSMPLSFRRTDWLVYTVRTFEFSALMHAAAVLWHLLASLAATAGAAPGGPVLHLVDAVVCVCFVVVSLFGRNALLSRPAVSARASGVVAALVLVVVGFLDVIVNSLATLSGAGLVTGGAALVLGIGAALMLTVPAPVRDEFGAPDISRMFADFRARDGGRVSLLDLVPDVTEETAERKFYPGS from the coding sequence ATGGACAGGGATCCGCGCGAGGACGAGAACCAGGATGCGGACTGGATCTTCGCCTTCGACGACCCCCACAGCCTGCCCACGGACCGGCTGCCGGGTCGTGAGGAGTTCGACCGCTACGCCACCCCGCTGCTCGCCCGCCGCGCCGGCGGCGCCGCGCTGCCCCGCACCGAGGAGGCCCCCGCCCCTGTCGCGGAGGGCGCTGCGAGTAATGCGTCCGAGCCCGACGCCGTGACCGGAGCGATCGAGGTCGTCCCCGGTGAGGACGCGTGGGAGACCGCCGGCGAGTCCCGCACCCGCTCCTACGCCCGCTCCGGCACCACCCCGAACGCCGAGGAGGAGGAGATCCCGCTGGGCGGGTTCCAGCTCCCCGAGCGGTTCAAGGAGCTGGGGATCTTCGACGCTCTGCGGGACGTGCTGGCCCTCATCACCCTCGCCTCGGCGCTGACCACCACCCTCACCACCGCCGACACCCCGGTCCTGGACCTCATCGGCCGGATCGCGGTGGGCGTGGCCCTGGCAGCCCTCGTCGCCGTCCACGCCCTGCGCTGGTTCCCGGAGAAGCCGCCGCTGCGCGCGATCCGGATCCTGCGCGTGGCCGGCATGGCCCCGGCCCTCGCCGCCGCCGTGACCGTGCTGGTCGCCGACCTCGCCCTCTCCCTGCCCGTGCTCTTCGCGCCCCTGCCGGACGGGCCGCCCGTCGGGATCGGGGTGGGGGTCTCCCTGCTGCTGCTCGGCGCGATCCTCGGCATCGAGCCCCGCGCCCACGAGGGCTACGTCCCCCAGGCCCGGGCCCGCCGCATCGCGCGCACCGTCCTGCTCGGCATCGGCATCGCCGCGGCCGCCGCGCTGCTGCTGGCGCTCGTGATGATCATCGGGCGTCTGTTCACCACCGGCTGGCCCTTCTCCCTGATGGCCTTCGCGAACACTGTCGTCTCCGCCCTGCTGCTCCTGGTCGTGATCGCCTCGGCGCTGCGCCGCGACCGGTCCTGGTACGTCTTCTCCACCGCCGTCACCGCCGGGCTCGCCATCGCCGCGCTCGCTGACAACACCCTTGGCCTGCAGTTCGCCGCGCCCCTCAGCGCCGCGACCGGGTACGTCTACCTGCCCTTCCTCTTCGCGGCCTTCGGCCTGATGATCTCGCGCTCCTTCGTGCGCTCCATGCCGCTGTCCTTCCGCCGCACCGACTGGCTCGTGTACACGGTGCGCACCTTCGAGTTCAGCGCCCTCATGCACGCCGCCGCCGTGCTCTGGCACCTGCTGGCCTCGCTCGCCGCGACCGCCGGCGCCGCCCCCGGCGGCCCCGTGCTCCACCTCGTGGACGCCGTGGTGTGCGTGTGCTTCGTGGTGGTCTCCCTCTTCGGCCGCAACGCCCTGCTCTCCCGCCCCGCCGTCAGCGCCCGCGCCAGCGGCGTGGTTGCCGCGCTCGTGCTCGTCGTGGTCGGCTTCCTCGACGTCATCGTCAACTCGCTCGCCACCCTCAGCGGTGCGGGCCTGGTCACCGGCGGTGCCGCCCTCGTGCTCGGCATCGGCGCGGCCCTCATGCTCACCGTCCCCGCCCCCGTGCGCGACGAGTTCGGCGCCCCGGACATCTCCCGCATGTTCGCCGACTTCCGCGCCCGCGACGGCGGCCGCGTCTCCCTGCTCGACCTGGTCCCCGACGTCACCGAGGAGACCGCCGAGCGCAAGTTCTACCCCGGCTCCTGA